A region from the Nematostella vectensis chromosome 13, jaNemVect1.1, whole genome shotgun sequence genome encodes:
- the LOC5508149 gene encoding neuropeptide Y receptor type 2 isoform X1 translates to MAGTDTEEVYQQYYQTTALVIPLYVITIVVGVIGNGIVIRQYFIDKSIHRIFNFIITHLAVADMIICALFTPLLLVYRSHASAMLVAYSPLCEFALFSSMLAISMQYFLFPLLAFHRKDVMLNPREPKLLFKKAKNFVYGFWATCVAVSAGLVGMAWYIFLHRETGEPKFYRCLLINTGIDAFTLYFLIYSAAQYGMSIMITVYFYYKVWQGLNTKTTGLNASAEERHITKLCFWLAIVYTCCWTPFLVVQVSGIFGRYSEIYFNMHACSSAVGVIGSAINPMIYVFMDPYYKRAFLKFLGACSDNCKVDAAIPHSS, encoded by the exons ATGGCCGGCACAGACACTGAGGAAGTTTACCAACAGTACTACCAGACCACCGCGCTCGTGATCCCTCTTTACGTTATTACGATTGTGGTCGGTGTAATAGGCAATGGTATCGTCATACGGCAGTACTTCATAGACAAATCCATCCATCGGATCTTCAACTTTATTATCACACACCTCGCCGTGGCGGACATGATTATCTGTGCCTTGTTTACCCCTCTACTTCTCGTGTACCGTAGCCACGCGTCCGCCATGTTGGTAGCCTACTCGCCTCTGTGCGAATTTGCCTTGTTCTCCTCCATGCTCGCCATCTCAATGCAATACTTTCTTTTCCCACTTCTCGCCTTCCATCGCAAGGACGTCATGCTGAATCCGCGGGAACCCAAGCTCTTGTTCAAGAAAGCCAAGAACTTCGTGTACGGGttctgggctacctgtgttgctGTGTCCGCGGGTCTTGTTGGGATGGCCTGGTACATATTTCTCCACAGGGAGACCGGAGAGCCCAAGTTCTACCGATGTCTTCTGATCAACACCGGGATTGATGCGTTCACGCTGTACTTCTTGATTTACTCGGCGGCCCAGTATGGCATGTCCATCATGATCACAGTCTACTTTTACTATAAGGTTTGGCAG GGTCTGAACACAAAGACCACGGGACTGAACGCGTCTGCCGAGGAGCGACACATCACCAAGCTGTGCTTCTGGCTCGCCATCGTCTACACTTGTTGCTGGACGCCTTTCCTTGTGGTGCAGGTCTCTGGGATATTTGGAAG GTACTCTGAGATCTACTTCAACATGCACGCATGCTCGTCTGCGGTCGGAGTGATCGGGTCAGCGATCAATCCCATGATCTACGTGTTTATGGATCCGTACTACAAGCGCGCCTTTCTCAAGTTCCTCGGCGCATGCTCAGACAACTGCAAAGTGGATGCCGCTATACCACATAGCAGCTAG
- the LOC5508149 gene encoding neuromedin-U receptor 1 isoform X2 gives MAGTDTEEVYQQYYQTTALVIPLYVITIVVGVIGNGIVIRQYFIDKSIHRIFNFIITHLAVADMIICALFTPLLLVYRSHASAMLVAYSPLCEFALFSSMLAISMQYFLFPLLAFHRKDVMLNPREPKLLFKKAKNFVYGFWATCVAVSAGLVGMAWYIFLHRETGEPKFYRCLLINTGIDAFTLYFLIYSAAQYGMSIMITVYFYYKGLNTKTTGLNASAEERHITKLCFWLAIVYTCCWTPFLVVQVSGIFGRYSEIYFNMHACSSAVGVIGSAINPMIYVFMDPYYKRAFLKFLGACSDNCKVDAAIPHSS, from the exons ATGGCCGGCACAGACACTGAGGAAGTTTACCAACAGTACTACCAGACCACCGCGCTCGTGATCCCTCTTTACGTTATTACGATTGTGGTCGGTGTAATAGGCAATGGTATCGTCATACGGCAGTACTTCATAGACAAATCCATCCATCGGATCTTCAACTTTATTATCACACACCTCGCCGTGGCGGACATGATTATCTGTGCCTTGTTTACCCCTCTACTTCTCGTGTACCGTAGCCACGCGTCCGCCATGTTGGTAGCCTACTCGCCTCTGTGCGAATTTGCCTTGTTCTCCTCCATGCTCGCCATCTCAATGCAATACTTTCTTTTCCCACTTCTCGCCTTCCATCGCAAGGACGTCATGCTGAATCCGCGGGAACCCAAGCTCTTGTTCAAGAAAGCCAAGAACTTCGTGTACGGGttctgggctacctgtgttgctGTGTCCGCGGGTCTTGTTGGGATGGCCTGGTACATATTTCTCCACAGGGAGACCGGAGAGCCCAAGTTCTACCGATGTCTTCTGATCAACACCGGGATTGATGCGTTCACGCTGTACTTCTTGATTTACTCGGCGGCCCAGTATGGCATGTCCATCATGATCACAGTCTACTTTTACTATAAG GGTCTGAACACAAAGACCACGGGACTGAACGCGTCTGCCGAGGAGCGACACATCACCAAGCTGTGCTTCTGGCTCGCCATCGTCTACACTTGTTGCTGGACGCCTTTCCTTGTGGTGCAGGTCTCTGGGATATTTGGAAG GTACTCTGAGATCTACTTCAACATGCACGCATGCTCGTCTGCGGTCGGAGTGATCGGGTCAGCGATCAATCCCATGATCTACGTGTTTATGGATCCGTACTACAAGCGCGCCTTTCTCAAGTTCCTCGGCGCATGCTCAGACAACTGCAAAGTGGATGCCGCTATACCACATAGCAGCTAG
- the LOC5508155 gene encoding ras-related protein Rab-2, translated as MSYAYLFKYIIIGDTGVGKSCLLLQFTDKRFQPVHDLTIGVEFGARMITIDGKQIKLQIWDTAGQESFRSITRSYYRGAAGALLVYDITRRDTFNHLTTWLEDARQHSSSNMVIMLIGNKSDLEARRDVKKEEGEAFAREHGLIFMETSAKTAANVEEAFINTAKEIYQKIQEGVFDINNEANGIKLGPQHSPSNPSMPPRGGRTDDGGGCC; from the exons atgtCCTACGCGtatctttttaaatatattataaTCGGAGATACAG GTGTAGGGAAATCATGCCTTTTACTCCAGTTCACAGACAAGCGGTTTCAGCCCGTCCATGATTTAACTATAG GCGTAGAATTCGGTGCCCGAATGATCACTATAGACGGCAAGCAAATCAAGTTACAAATATGGGATACG GCTGGCCAGGAGTCTTTCCGTTCCATCACCCGGTCGTACTATCGCGGTGCTGCAGGCGCTCTACTTGTCTATGACATCACCAGAAGAGATACATTCAATCACCTCACAACCTGGCTGGAAGATGCACGCCAACACTCGAGCTCAAACATGGTTATTATGCTTATTGGAAACAAAAG TGACTTGGAAGCAAGAAGAGATGTGAAGAAGGAAGAG GGTGAGGCATTCGCAAGGGAACATGGACTCATCTTCATGGAGACATCAGCAAAGACTGCAGCAAATGTAGAAGAG GCATTCATCAACACAGCGAAGGAAATTTATCAGAAAATTCAAGAGGGTGTTTTTGACATTAACAATGAG GCCAACGGGATCAAACTGGGACCTCAGCACTCGCCGTCCAACCCGTCCATGCCACCCCGTGGCGGCCGAACCGACGATGGTGGTGGCTGCTGTTAA
- the LOC116615383 gene encoding MTOR-associated protein MEAK7, with translation MPCANSITETGDFLVKGLHFPVGIPPFLPKMGASLSHSLEIEEARKSFSEHEMRKLVGSFEKIASHDGENRQILTVDPFQSFTSWLLPAQVSQRFYKEMTNIQKSLGQDIPEDHVSIDAYIVTMSHMFKKGRDQKAHIFYLVASDSNTVNSSDVATLCSLFLNAYTIALESTSVGAKWKLKSTPQDSERFVQMAMKELLGSKKQPCELTTEDLIAWFSRFPLIEHLFSAIIRACFIDLESIVEEHPHGLSEGCEETIGHIQYDRSHILVPCKLQVDFSKIDTLLDLPSILVLNHNLPSNLRHSWRLLFSTKKHGESFHSFVHKITHQGPTLLVVRDEDGHVFGGFASQSWAIKSHFDGDSHCFLFSLHPSLALYHPTGYNENYMYLNMNMQTLPNGLGMGGQYEYFGLWLQDSFGPGHCRGDPCTTYGNPQLSGKEKFKIDVLEVWGVGVPPEAQAREHSVLDTEVEAKAFLEITGKEMHSEGYREPEPMNE, from the exons ATGCCTTGCGCTAATTCAATAACAGAAACAGGCGATTTTCTCGTGAAAGGTCTCCACTTTCCTGTAGGAATTCCACCATTTTTACCGAAAATGGGTGCCAGTTTAAGCCACAGCTTGGAGATTGAAGAGGCAAGAAAGTCTTTCTCCGAACATGAGATGCGCAAACTTGTTGGATCGTTTGAGAAAATTGCAAGTCACGACGGAGAAAATCGACAGATTTTGACAGTGGACCCATTCCAG AGTTTTACATCCTGGTTGCTACCTGCACAAGTTAGCCAAAGATTCTacaaagaaatgaccaacATTCAAAAGAGCCTAGGGCAAGACATCCCTGAAGATCATGTCAGCATTGACGCCTACATTGTTACCATGTCGCACATGTTCAAAAAGGGGCGTGACCAAAAGGCACATATCTTTTATCTGGTAGCATCAGACTCAAACACTGTTAATTCATCAGATGTCGCAACGTTGTGCTCCCTATTTCTTAATGCCTATACAATTGCTCTTGAGAGCACATCAGTAGGAGCTAAATGGAAACTCAAGTCAACACCTCAAGACTCTGAGCGTTTTGTCCAAATGGCAATGAAGGAATTATTAGGAAGCAAAAAGCAGCCATGTGAATTGACCACAGAGGATCTGATTGCTTGGTTCAGCAGATTCCCCCTGATAGAGCATTTGTTTAGTGCCATCATACGAGCTTGTTTTATCGACTTGGAGAGTATAGTTGAGGAGCATCCACATGGTCTGTCTGAGGGCTGCGAAGAAACCATAGGACACATCCAGTATGATAG aTCTCACATCTTGGTGCCTTGCAAACTTCAAGTGGACTTCAGCAAGATAGACACACTACTGGACCTTCCCTCCATCCTTGTCCTCAATCACAATCTACCCTCAAACCTGAGGCATTCATGGAGGCTTCTTTTTTCCACCAAGAAGCATGGAGAGAGTTTCCACTCATTCGTGCACAAGATAACTCATCAAGGTCCTACGCTGCTGGTCGTACGTGATGAAGATGGACATGTGTTTGGTGGGTTTGCCTCACAGAGCTGGGCTATCAAATCACATTTTGATG GTGATAGTCACTGTTTCCTGTTCAGCCTCCATCCTTCCCTAGCATTATACCACCCGACAGGATACAATGAGAATTACATGTACCTCAACATGAACATGCAGACATTACCCAACGGCCTG GGTATGGGAGGCCAGTATGAGTACTTTGGCCTATGGCTCCAGGACAGCTTTGGTCCAGGGCATTGCCGGGGTGATCCCTGCACGACGTATGGCAACCCTCAGCTATCAGGGAAGGAGAAGTTCAAGATAGACGTGTTGGAGGTGTGGGGAGTGGGCGTGCCGCCAGAAGCACAG GCCCGAGAACACAGCGTGCTAGACACGGAGGTGGAGGCCAAAGCATTCCTGGAAATCACTGGAAAGGAGATGCACAGTGAAGGCTACAGGGAACCAGAGCCCATGAACGAGTAG